One Littorina saxatilis isolate snail1 linkage group LG10, US_GU_Lsax_2.0, whole genome shotgun sequence DNA window includes the following coding sequences:
- the LOC138978680 gene encoding uncharacterized protein, which translates to MAKRFVYTNDLDLDLLDQVVLINPWTSSWEKVAKAVRVAQPRFEAVTTKGMNDRCHLLMTKRKRDTAEELKASGIEGEAETGLTIALDEALLLREEAERENTEKKKSKAADSIEKAKLIRDAALGNLQKAQPSGSGEGKSLIDIVSAYPGQN; encoded by the exons ATGGCAAAACGATTTGTTTACACAAACGACCTCGACCTCGACCTGCTGGACCAAGTGGTCCTCATTAATCCCTGGACCAGCAGCTGGGAAAAAGTGGCCAAAGCTGTCAGGGTCGCCCAACCCCGCTTTGAGGCTGTGACCACCAAGGGAATGAATGACAGGTGTCATCTCCTTATGACGAAAAGGAAGAGGGATACTGCCGAGGAACTGAAAGC ATCTGGAATTGAAGGCGAGGCCGAAACAGGCCTAACAATAGCGCTGGACGAAGCGCTGTTGTTGCGGGAGGAGGCAGAGAGGGAGAACACGGAGAAAAAGAAATCAAAG GCGGCCGATTCTATTGAGAAGGCCAAGCTAATACGGGATGCAGCCCTGGGCAATCTGCAAAAGGCCCAGCCTTCCGGCAGTGGTGAAGGCAAGTCTCTCATTGACATAGTCTCTGCATATCCAGGCCAAAACTAA